In a genomic window of Mycosarcoma maydis chromosome 5, whole genome shotgun sequence:
- a CDS encoding DNA-directed RNA polymerase III subunit C31 (related to RPC31 - DNA-directed RNA polymerase III), giving the protein MSRGGRGGFGRGGGRAGGGGSNMPPMGLSFQELGSLDKTPSKLYPEPPTIPRMERPDHKEIRYASYQLMYLQEQKTSAYWPTLEERKQGDLIRFTDRYRPEAQDLPSLKSIHLQKEVFPKGLWDSFMQGETKREEQKAKKKARRKINWDSIELEDRAGADDDIGDASSEPEDLGDYEDEVDDDYAENYFDNGEDDDVGDDEGGEAVY; this is encoded by the coding sequence ATGTCACGcggtggtcgaggtggctTTGGCCGCGGAGGCGGTAGAgccggtggtggtggcagcaaCATGCCACCGATGGGGCTCAGCTTTCAAGAACTCGGCAGCCTCGACAAGACTCCCTCGAAACTATATCCGGAACCGCCAACGATTCCACGAATGGAGAGGCCTGACCACAAGGAGATCCGCTACGCCTCGTACCAGCTCATGTACCTGCAAGAACAAAAGACATCTGCCTACTGGCCTACATTAGAAGAGAGGAAGCAAGGAGATCTCATCCGCTTCACCGATAGGTATCGACCCGAGGCACAAGACCTTCCTTCGCTTAAATCGATCCACCTGCAGAAAGAAGTCTTTCCAAAGGGCCTCTGGGATTCGTTCATGCAAGGCGAGACAAAACGAGAAGAACAGAAagccaagaaaaaggcTCGACGCAAGATCAATTGGGACTCGATCGAACTTGAGGATCGTGCCGGTGCTGACGATGACATTGGCGATGCGTCCTCCGAACCCGAAGATCTGGGCGACTATGAagacgaggtcgacgacgactaTGCCGAAAATTACTTTGACAAtggcgaggatgacgatgtgggtgatgatgaaggAGGCGAAGCAGTCTACTAG
- a CDS encoding putative porphobilinogen synthase: MNSDLNSILHSGYQHPVTRAWQNQGRNITKSMFMYPIFVTDDADAEVPLASMPGQCRWGVNKLEGFLAPLVKKGLSSVILFGVPLKTPKDAQGTLADDPNGPVMQAIKALRKAFPSLYIATDVCLCEYTSHGHCGILYEDGTINNQPSVERLAEVAVNYAKAGAHCVAPSDMMDGRVRAIKKGLIDAGFGNKVTLMAYSAKFASSLYGPFRDAVDSAPSFGDRRCYQLPPTARGLARRAIVRDASEGADVLMVKPTLPYLDIVAEARDLAPDHPLACYQVSGEFAMIHAGAKAGVYELRRMAEESVQSMVRAGANIILSYFTPEFLEWLDDPTMM; the protein is encoded by the exons ATGAACTCTGATCTCAA CTCCATCTTGCACTCCGGTTACCAGCATCCGGTTACGCGTGCATGGCAGAACCAGGGACGCAACATCACAAAGTCCATGTTCATGTACCCCATCTTTGTCAcagacgatgcagatgcagaggTGCCGCTGGCTTCCATGCCCGGACAGTGCCGCTGGGGtgtcaacaagctcgaaggCTTTCTGGCTCCGCTAGTCAAAAAGGGTCTTTCCTCTGTCATTCTTTTCGGCGTGCCACTCAAGACTCCAAAG GACGCGCAAGGCACGCTAGCAGACGACCCAAACGGACCAGTGATGCAGGCAATCAAAGCACTCCGAAAAGCCTTCCCTTCGCTCTACATCGCCACCGATGTCTGCCTCTGCGAGTATACATCGCACGGTCACTGCGGCATCCTTTACGAAGATGGCACCATCAACAACCAGCCTTCAGTCGAACGCCTTGCCGAGGTGGCTGTCAACTATGCCAAAGCCGGTGCACACTGTGTTGCTCCTAGTGATATGATGGACGGTCGTGTTCGCGCCATCAAGAAAGGTTTGATTGATGCTGGGTTCGGCAACAAGGTGACTCTGATGGCGTACAGTGCCAAGTTTGCGAGCAGTCTGTACGGTCCCTTCCGCGATGCGGTCGACTCAGCACCGTCCTTTGGCGATCGAAGATGCTATCAGCTGCCACCCACTGCGCGTGGCTTGGCTCGACGTGCCATTGTACGAGATGCTTCTGAAGGTGCGGATGTGCTCATGGTCAAACCTACTCTGCCCTACCTGGATATCGTCGCCGAAGCAAGGGATCTAGCACCCGATCACCCGTTGGCGTGCTACCAGGTGAGCGGTGAGTTTGCCATGATCCACGCCGGCGCCAAGGCAGGCGTGTATGAGCTGCGCAGAATGGCAGAAGAGTCGGTACAAAGCATGGTAAGAGCCGGCGCAAATATCATCTTGAGCTACTTCACTCCGGAGTTCCTTGAG TGGCTCGATGACCCAACGATGATGTGA
- a CDS encoding uncharacterized protein (related to multidrug resistance proteins) codes for MGEGHTRTEEASCSIGMSQIRVAAHEANQIGAMHSAAGTADHDLHPNSETPLAIHDSTQSASRATSDSDEKSDVHAATPTCSSHDPASTPKKSHWLQSDQHVLPHNNMKIVMPGLCLAVGLAALDQTIVSTALPIISQRLNGDPGQYSWVGSAYLLAATSLIPLYGRLSDLTGRKPLLYGAIIIFLFGSALCGAAQNMAWLDAARGIQGIGGGGIIALINIIIGDIVSLQDRGKFSGWIGGVWGIASVIGPLLGGAFTDAGHSGWRWCFFINLPLGAIAFAIIFFSLNLNPRPKLTFREACGEFDFIGLIMIVVSVILILLGFNYAETKAWNVPETISLLVVGGCLLVAFMAWEFKTDKKPIVPPRLVTTRTTSLLLLSVVLHGFVFFAATYYLPVYFQAIFGASALMSGVYMLPYALIASIMSSVVGIGISKLRAYRPFLWAGWAVMVIGYGLMATLNASSSQVKQEVFIGIAGFGTGFLFQTPLVGLMAAMPHGDLSTTVAAMSLIRSLGGTMGIAVAGAVFNTQSRSRLAKIPGFTPSMVATGTGGQDLTGLGNIQPPELSRQIIAAYADGLQIVWIMLAPMAGAGLLAVLGVKGYSLRRDVKKAPQVGTPKKMVDLENPQTEDAGVPSTDDNQGDRR; via the coding sequence ATGGGGGAAGGACACACTCGGACCGAAGAGGCGTCTTGCTCTATCGGCATGTCACAGATCCGAGTAGCAGCGCACGAGGCAAATCAGATTGGCGCCATGCATTCTGCCGCCGGAACAGCAGATCACGACCTGCACCCTAACTCCGAGACCCCTCTGGCAATCCACGATTCAACCCAGAGTGCAAGTCGCGCGACGTCAGACTCGGATGAAAAGAGTGACGTACATGCAGCAACGCCCACTTGCTCATCGCACGACCCCGCGTCTACCCCGAAAAAAAGTCATTGGCTCCAATCCGATCAACATGTGCTACCTCACAACAATATGAAGATCGTCATGCCAGGTCTCTGTCTGGCTGTCGGACTAGCAGCTTTGGATCAAACAATCGTATCAACAGCGTTGCCCATCATCTCACAACGCTTGAATGGCGATCCTGGCCAGTACTCGTGGGTAGGATCGGCATATTTGCTTGCTGCCACCAGTTTGATCCCCCTCTACGGTCGGCTCTCGGACCTGACCGGACGCAAGCCGTTACTCTATGGagccatcatcatctttcTCTTTGGATCGGCGCTTTGCGGCGCTGCGCAGAACATGGCCTGGCTGGATGCCGCTCGTGGAATTCAGGGCATCGGGGGAGGAGGTATCATTGCGCTTATCAACATCATCATTGGCGACATTGTATCGTTGCAGGACCGAGGCAAGTTTTCCGGCTGGATCGGAGGTGTCTGGGGTATCGCATCCGTCATTGGACCTCTGCTTGGAGGAGCGTTCACCGATGCTGGCCACTCGGGCTGGCGATGGTGCTTCTTTATCAATCTTCCACTGGGTGCCATCGCTttcgccatcatcttcttctctcTCAACCTCAACCCGAGACCAAAGCTTACCTTTCGAGAGGCTTGCGGTGAATTCGACTTTATTGGCCTCATCATGATTGTTGTTTCAGTCATCCTTATTCTGCTCGGCTTCAACTATGCAGAGACCAAGGCATGGAACGTGCCCGAGACCATCTCATTGCTCGTGGTAGGTGGATGCCTCCTGGTTGCATTCATGGCATGGGAATTCAAGACAGACAAGAAACCAATTGTGCCACCACGTCTCGTCACCACTCGAACTACGTCGCTGCTACTACTTTCAGTCGTGCTGCACGGATTCGTGTTTTTCGCCGCCACCTACTACCTGCCCGTCTATTTCCAGGCCATCTTTGGCGCATCTGCGCTCATGAGCGGTGTCTACATGCTGCCGTACGCCCTGATTGCGTCCATCATGTCGAGTGtggtcggcatcggcatcagTAAACTGCGCGCCTATCGACCTTTCCTGTGGGCTGGTTGGGCAGTCATGGTAATTGGGTATGGACTCATGGCTACACTGAatgcgagctcgagtcaGGTCAAGCAGGAAGTGTTTATTGGTATCGCAGGATTTGGAACGGGCTTCCTCTTCCAGACGCCGTTGGTCGGGTTGATGGCTGCCATGCCGCACGGCGATCTGTCCACCACGGTAGCGGCCATGTCGCTGATCCGGTCGCTCGGAGGCACCATGGGTATTGCGGTAGCTGGCGCTGTCTTCAACACGCAGAGCAGGTCGAGACTTGCCAAAATCCCTGGCTTCACGCCATCCATGGTGGCTACAGGAACTGGCGGACAGGACCTCACTGGGCTTGGCAACATTCAGCCGCCTGAACTTAGCCGCCAAATCATCGCAGCCTACGCAGACGGTCTGCAAATCGTGTGGATCATGCTGGCACCTATGGCGGGCGCTGGCCTGCTCGCAGTCCTCGGTGTCAAGGGCTACTCGCTGCGCAGAGACGTCAAGAAAGCGCCTCAGGTCGGAACGCCCAAGAAGATGGTCGACCTCGAAAACCCGCAGACCGAAGACGCCGGCGTGCCATCAACGGATGACAACCAGGGAGACCGTCGATAG
- a CDS encoding putative H(+)-transporting V1 sector ATPase subunit F: MSAAERTLIALIADEDSTTGLLLAGIGNVDEKGDKNFLIVDNKTSVSDIESCFHHFTNERKDIAILLINQHIAEKIRPVVDRYTQAFPALLEIPAKDHPYDPAKDSVLKRVQKLFGE; encoded by the exons ATGTCGGCAGCGGAACGAACGCTGATAGCACTGATTGCGGATGAG GACTCGACGACGggtctgctgctggcagGAATCGGAAACGTCGATGAAAAGGGCGACAAAAACTTTCTGATCGTCGATAACAAAACGTCGGTCTCGGACATCGAGTCTTGCTTCCATCACTTTACCAATGAACGCAAAGACATTGCTATTCTGTTGATCAACCAGCACATCGCCGAAAAAATCCGTCCCGTTGTGGACAGGTATACGCAGGCCTTCCCTGCACTCCTCGAGATCCCCGCCAAAGACCACCCGTACGACCCGGCCAAGGATAGCGTCCTGAAACGCGTACAGAAGCTGTTTGGAGAATAG
- a CDS encoding histone deacetylase, whose protein sequence is MSSTFLASNSIVNTYNGTSASGAPPSADEPLFAPISSSSNPNSSRVCYFFDSDIGNYHYGPGHPMKPTRIRMCHSLVMNYGLYKRMEIFRAKPATKREMSQFHTDEYVEFLNRVTPDNVDSFVREQAKFNVGDDCPVFDGLFEYCSISAGGSMEGAARLSRDKCDIAINWAGGLHHAKKGEASGFCYINDIVLGILELLRYHPRVLYIDIDVHHGDGVEEAFYTTDRVMTCSFHKYGEFFPGTGELRDIGIGKGKMYSCNFPLRDGITDESYKSVFEPVISQIMQHYQPSAVVLQCGSDSLAGDKLGCFNLSMRGHANCVEYVKSFGLPLLLLGGGGYTMRNVSRAWAFETGLAAGQELNAQIPVNEYYEYFGPDYRLDVRPNNMQDLNTREYLEKIKIQVFENLRQTAHAPSVQGHVEPRSIVESMHLQHVNGDMEERIDLGDKNGMQILDDKYPDERLVDTREFQDHSTRADELDRDARANPTRIDDAVHARAARPALADSRNPTADPSEHAIDEQIQADAMAKLLAPKPTLQAEHPLSSSAQPAHTPNSHQPSHSPTPPAPNPPHP, encoded by the coding sequence atgtcgtcgacgttTCTCGCGAGTAACTCGATTGTCAACACGTACAACGGTACCTCTGCGTCTGGCGCGCCTCCGTCGGCGGACGAACCGTTGTTTgcgcccatctcgtcgtcttccaaCCCGAATTCGTCGCGAGTATGCTACTTTTTCGACTCAGACATTGGCAACTACCACTACGGTCCTGGCCATCCGATGAAGCCTACGCGCATCCGAATGTGTCACTCGCTGGTGATGAACTACGGTCTATACAAGCGCATGGAGATCTTCCGAGCCAAACCTGCCACGAAGCGCGAAATGTCGCAGTTCCATACGGACGAGTACGTCGAGTTTCTGAACCGAGTGACACCGGATAACGTGGACTCGTTTGTTCGAGAACAGGCCAAGTTCAACGTTGGCGACGACTGTCCCGTATTTGACGGCCTGTTCGAGTactgctcgatctcggcggGTGGGTCGATGGAGGGAGCCGCGAGGCTGTCGCGCGACAAATGCGATATCGCCATCAACTGGGCGGGCGGATTGCACCATGCCAAAAAGGGCGAAGCAAGCGGATTCTGCTACATCAACGATATCGTTCTCGGAATCCTCGAGTTGCTCCGCTACCATCCGCGTGTTCTGTACATCGACATTGACGTGCACCACGGCGACGGTGTCGAAGAAGCGTTCTACACTACGGACCGCGTCATGACTTGCAGCTTTCACAAATACGGCGAGTTCTTCCCTGGCACAGGCGAACTAAGGGACATTGGCATCGGTAAAGGCAAGATGTACTCGTGCAATTTCCCGCTTCGCGACGGCATCACGGATGAGAGCTACAAAAGCGTGTTTGAACCCGTCATCTCTCAGATCATGCAGCACTACCAGCCATCCGCGGTGGTGCTTCAGTGCGGTAGCGATTCGTTGGCGGGAGACAAGCTGGGATGTTTCAATCTATCGATGCGAGGACATGCCAACTGCGTCGAGTACGTCAAGTCGTTCGGACTACCATTGCTGTTGTTGGGCGGAGGCGGATATACGATGCGCAACGTCAGTCGCGCCTGGGCATTCGAGACTGGACTCGCTGCCGGTCAGGAGTTGAACGCTCAAATCCCGGTGAACGAATACTACGAATACTTTGGGCCGGACTATCGGTTGGATGTTCGGCCGAACAACATGCAAGACCTCAACACGCGCGAGTATCTGgaaaagatcaagatcCAAGTGTTTGAGAATCTGCGTCAGACGGCACATGCGCCTTCGGTACAGGGGCATGTGGAGCCGCGCAGTAttgtcgagtcgatgcATTTGCAACATGTCAACGGCGACATGGAGGAGCGCATCGATTTGGGCGACAAGAACGGAATGCAGATCTTGGACGACAAGTATCCCGACGAGCGGCTTGTAGACACGCGTGAGTTTCAGGACCACTCTACGCGCGCCGACGAGTTGGACCGCGACGCCAGAGCGAATCCGACTCggatcgacgacgctgtCCACGCTCGTGCTGCACGACCCGCTCTGGCAGACTCTCGCAACCCCACCGCAGATCCTAGCGAGCACGCCATCGATGAGCAGATCCAGGCCGACGCCATGGCGAAACTACTCGCTCCTAAACCCACCCTACAAGCCGAGCATCCGCTCTCGTCATCCGCTCAACCCGCCCACACCCCTAACAGCCACCAACCATCACACTCCCCAACACCACCCGCCCCCAATCCGCCACACCCATAA
- a CDS encoding uncharacterized protein (related to MDJ1 - heat shock protein) translates to MPASAARGAVSRLSSLCTPSSSTAVSAIAPRRSITSAATSTSTIPASARSLVSWSRASNNAPHSCSSCGSQLSSFSTSKRSFSSSVVRSASTKDPYSVLGVKKDADAKDIKRAYYGLAKKYHPDTNKDKGSKERFVEIQNAYDLLSDDKKRAAYDQYGTTDGQPGFDPFGGGGSSPFGAGGFGGFQDFGGFSNAGNAGSIFESLFGAFGGGGRPGAQRGPGFGGAGFAGEARGEDLETTINLTFEEACKGTKRKVVINPIEPCGTCTGSGLKPGAKKSTCATCNGTGTRTFVIQSGFQMATTCPSCGGAGSTVAPGDNCNTCDGIGRVRGRKEVQIDLPAGVDDGFRIRKDGFGDVPLSGTGTPGSLYVRINVAPSRIWRRQGSTLFYPATIPFHTAILGGKVRVPTLDGPVEVRVPAGTQVGEEMILPGRGVPSPTRRGQKGDLMVQFEVSMPRSLTKRQREILQQYADEVEGRSPATSSPPPPPASDDSPSSSKPSKASSGTSSTSTKDNSQSRPSTSSSAASSSSAKTSSAPSDNAQAASTKASTKKTSAGRFSIHPSSRSDDTSNLDGISGATTNSSARRATPDPARPASSHPQASTPSAAESSTQEHQKGFLGRAWDWMTSRK, encoded by the coding sequence ATGCCTGCGTCAGCTGCTAGGGGTGCGGTGAGTCgcctctcgtcgctctGTACAccttcctcttccacaGCCGTCAGCGCCATCGCACCGCGCCGTTCCATCACATCGGCAGCCACAAGCACTTCAACTATCCCCGCTTCGGCTCGCTCTCTCGTCAGTTGGTCTCGTGCTTCCAACAACGCTCCTCACTCTTGCAGCTCGTGCGGCTCTCAGCTGTCGTCTTTCTCCACTTCGAAACGGTCGTTTTCATCCTCGGTTGTCCGCTCTGCATCCACCAAAGACCCGTATTCGGTTCTCGGGGTCAAGAAAGACGCTGATGCCAAGGACATCAAACGTGCCTACTACGGTCTTGCCAAGAAATATCATCCAGACACCAACAAGGACAAGGGCTCAAAAGAGCGTTTTGTCGAAATCCAAAACGCCTACGACCTGCTCAGTGATGATAAAAAAAGAGCTGCTTACGATCAATACGGAACGACAGATGGTCAGCCCGGTTTCGACCCTTTCGGCGGTGGAGGTTCGTCTCCGTTCGGCGCCGGCGGTTTTGGTGGATTCCAAGACTTTGGCGGCTTCTCTAACGCAGGAAATGCTGGCTCCATCTTTGAGAGTCTCTTTGGCGCctttggtggtggaggtCGACCCGGGGCTCAGCGTGGGCCCGGCTTCGGCGGTGCAGGGTTTGCGGGCGAAGCACGAGGAGAAGATCTCGAGACCACCATCAACCTCACCTTTGAAGAAGCCTGCAAGGgcaccaagcgcaaggTCGTCATCAACCCCATCGAACCATGCGGCACCTGTACCGGCTCCGGTCTCAAACCTGGCGCCAAGAAGAGCACCTGTGCTACCTGCAACGGCACAGGCACGCGCACGTTTGTCATCCAGAGCGGCTTCCAGATGGCTACCACTTGTCCATCTTGCGGAGGTGCAGGCTCAACAGTTGCACCAGGCGACAATTGCAACACTTGTGACGGCATCGGCAGAGTACGTGGACGCAAGGAAGTTCAAATCGATCTTCCAGCAggtgtcgatgatggcttCCGCATCCGTAAGGATGGCTTCGGTGATGTTCCACTCTCTGGCACTGGCACACCCGGCTCTCTGTATGTTCGCATAAATGTGGCACCTAGCCGCATCTGGAGGCGTCAAGGCTCCACGCTCTTCTACCCCGCCACGATCCCATTCCACACGGCTATTCTCGGCGGCAAGGTGCGCGTGCCTACGCTCGACGGACCCGTCGAGGTGCGTGTACCAGCAGGCACGCAAGTGGGTGAGGAGATGATCCTACCCGGCCGTGGTGTGCCGTCGCCAACACGACGTGGTCAAAAAGGGGACTTGATGGTGCAGTTCGAGGTCAGCATGCCACGCTCGCTCACTAAGCGACAGCGAGAGATTTTGCAACAGTATGCCGATGAGGTAGAGGGTCGTTCGCCGGCGacatcatcaccaccaccaccaccagcgtCAGATGATAGCCCTTCATCAAGCAAGCCTTCAAAGGCTTCTTCAGGTacttcttccacctctACAAAGGACAACTCCCAGTCGAGGCCGTCGACATCCtcctctgctgcctcgtcgtctAGCGCCAAGACCTCTTCGGCTCCCTCTGACAATGCGCaggcagcgtcgacgaaaGCATCGACGAAAAAAACTTCTGCAGGTAGGTTTTCGATCCACCCTTCCTCTCGCTCTGACGACACAAGCAATCTCGATGGAATCTCTGGGGCAACGACAAACTCTAGTGCCAGGAGAGCGACTCCAGACCCGGCCAGGCCCGCCTCTAGCCATCCGCAAGCATCCACCCCCTCTGCCGCTGAATCCTCTACACAGGAGCATCAGAAAGGGTTTCTGGGTCGGGCGTGGGACTGGATGACAAGTCGCAAGTGA
- a CDS encoding putative protein-tyrosine-phosphatase — protein MVSNHGESSQGGEKAKLNVLFCCLGNICRSPMALAVFEHTANMAGVRSHFGILDSCGTAAYHTGEEPDERTTQLCQRRNIPIDLNNTARAITRDDFFTFDVIFGMDTNNVRNLKSIQPPASKAHVRLFGHVDDNQPVADSYYTGDFETTYKQVLRYSHAYLAELGLTKAKS, from the coding sequence ATGGTTTCAAATCACGGCGAGTCAAGCCAAGGTGGAGAAAAGGCCAAGCTGAATGTGCTGTTCTGCTGTTTGGGCAACATCTGTCGGTCACCTATGGCGCTGGCTGTGTTTGAACACACCGCAAACATGGCTGGTGTACGCTCACATTTTGGCATCCTCGACTCGTGCGGTACGGCTGCCTACCATACAGGCGAAGAACCGGACGAACGAACCACGCAACTTTGCCAACGACGCAACATCCCTATCGACCTCAACAACACCGCGCGCGCCATCACGCGCGACGACTTTTTCACCTTTGACGTCATCTTCGGAATGGACACCAACAACGTCCGCAACCTCAAAAGCATCCAACCCCCCGCCTCGAAAGCCCATGTCCGCCTCTTTGGCCATGTAGACGACAACCAACCCGTAGCAGACAGCTACTACACAGGCGACTTTGAAACCACATACAAACAAGTCCTTCGCTACTCTCATGCCTACCTCGCCGAACTAGGCCTGACAAAGGCAAAATCCTAA
- a CDS encoding uncharacterized protein (related to PET100 chaperone that specifically facilitates the assembly of cytochrome c oxidase): protein MAGPNLELFKFGVYLFFPLAVMVHYGSPQWYSENVLPIRDQFWPKEESLYRPPRNSEDVKAALDEMKAKRLARREARLKEQADELSSPSASVSTLATDSAWKKQDESQPSRISSLIEDKKSQRLV from the exons ATGGCAGGCCCTAACCTTGAGCTCTTCAAGTTTGGTGTGTACCTCTTCTTCCCATTAGCTGTCATGGTCCACTATGGCTCACCGCAATGGTACTCTGAAAACGTCCTCCCT ATCCGAGACCAATTCTGGCCCAAGGAAGAATCGCTTTATCGACCACCACGTAACTCTGAAGATGTCAAGGCAGCGCTGGACGAGATGAAAGCGAAAAGACTGGCGAGACGAGAGGCGAGGCTGAAGGAGCAGGCGGACGAGCTTTCATCACCGTCGGCTTCGGTATCAACGTTGGCGACGGATTCTGCGTGGAAAAAACAGGATGAATCGCAACCATCGAGGATTTCCAGCTTGATTGAGGACAAAAAATCTCAGCGGCTGGTGTGA